The following nucleotide sequence is from Microbacterium arborescens.
GCCTGACGAGCCTGAACATGCCGGGGGCCGGCTCCACCTCGGTGGATGCCGGCCCCTGGCTCATTGCGTTCAGCTGATCTCGTGGTCAGCTGTCTTCGCCCTCGGCCTGCGAGGGGTGTCCCGTAGCCTCCTCCGGGGCTTCGCCCGTGTCGGGGTGTTCGGGGTCGGCACCTTCGGCCTGACTGGGCTTCGCGTCGTCTCGCGACATCGACGGTCTCCTTCCGGGATGGGCTTGTCGTCCCCTGGCTATCACGCTTGCCAGGTCGTCGCCATCCCCTCGCCCCGGTCGGGGCGACGTGCTTACGGTCGGCCCATGTCCGACTCATCTGAACCCCTGACCGACGAGAACGACCGCCGTGAAGAGCTGCTGCGCGCCGGCGGCTCGACCGAGGCCGACGCGGCACCACGTATCGAGACGAGCGAGCACGATGGTGTGACGCGCATCGACATCGCCGAGACCGCCGCCGTGCGCCCCGGCCCCGGCCCCGGCACGCCCGAAGCCGACGGCGACGGATCGGAGGAGGCGCGATGAAGGCACTCACCTGGCAGGGGCGCCGCAACGTCTCGGTCGAGAACGTGCCCGATCCCGAGATCCTCGAGCCGACGGACGCGATCGTGCGGATCACGTCGACGGCGATCTGCGGGTCGGATCTGCACCTCTACGAGATCTTCGGGCCGTTCATCGACCGCGGCGACGTGCTCGGCCACGAGCCGATGGGCGTCGTCGTCGAGGTCGGCTCGGCGGTGACGAACCTCGCGGTCGGCGACCGGGTCGTGGTGCCGTTCAACATCTCATGCGGCCACTGCTTCATGTGCCGGAGGGGACTGCAGTCCCAGTGCGAGACGACCCAGGTGACGGAGTACGGCAGCGGTGCGTCGCTGTTCGGCTACACGAAGCTGTACGGTCAGGTTGCGGGAGGGCAGGCCGAGTACCTCCGCGTGCCGCTCGCCGACTACAACCACATCCGGGTCGGTTCCGACCTGCCCGACGACCGTTACCTGTTCCTCAGCGACATCCTCCCGACCGCATGGCAGGGCGTCGAGTATGCCGACGTGCCCGACGGCGGGACGCTCGCCGTCATGGGCCTCGGTCCCGTGGGGCAGTTCGTCGCTCGCGTCGGCGCGCATCGCGGCTACCGGGTGCTCGCGGTCGATCCTGTCGCCGAGCGGCGTGCGATGGCCGAACGACACGGCGCGGAGGTGTTCGACCTGACCGACTCGGTGGTCGACGAGCTCCGTGATCTCACCGACGGACGTGGCGCGGACGCCGTCGTCGACGCGGTCGGCATGGAGGCGCACGGCAACCCGGCCGTCTCGACCGTGCACAAGGCGTTGGGCCTGCTGCCCGACGCCCTGGCGCAGAAAGTCATGGAGACCGGCGGACTCGACCGGCTCGCCGCGCTCCACTCGTCGATCGACCTGGTGCGCCGCGGCGGCACCGTGTCGATCAGCGGCGTGTACGCGGGCGAGGCCGACATGATGCCGATGAAGACGATGTTCGACAAGCAGCTGAGCCTGCGGATGGGACAGTGCAACGTCAAGCGCTGGATCGATGACCTGCTGCCCCTCGTGGAAGATCCCGCCGACCCGCTCGGGGTCATGGATCTGACGACCCACCGCGCGCCGCTGGCCGACGCGCCGGACCTCTACGAAACTTTCCAGAAGAAGGAGGACGGCTGCATCAAGGTGGTGCTGCAGCCGTGACCTCGCCCCGGAGAGGAGACCGCCGTGTCGCGTAACGTCCGGCTCATGCACTGTGCACCCGAGGATGTCTTCGCGGTCCTGAACGACGGCTGGCTCTTCCCGGCCTGGGTCGTCGGCGCGTCGCGCATGAGAGACGTCGGCGAAGCGTGGCCGCAGAAGGGCTCGAAGCTGCACCATTCCTTCGGAGTGTGGCCCTTCGTGATCGACGACAGCACCTCGGTGCTCGAGTTCGACCCGCCCCGACGCATGGTGCTCCAGGCGCGAGGGTGGCCGGTCGGCGAGGCCCACATCACCATCGACGTCAAGCCGCGGGGCGACGACTGCGTCGTGCGGCTGCAGGAGGTCGCCGCGGAGGGGCCGGGCTCCCTCATCCCGCAGCCGCTCCTCGATCTGCCCCTCCACGTGCGCAACGCCGAGACGCTCCGGCGGCTCGCGCACCTGGCGGAGGGCGGCGCGGGACGGTGACGACCGAGTACGACGCCGTCATCGTCGGCTCGGGGCCGAACGGACTGGCGGCGGCCGTCACCCTCGCCCGCTCGGGACTGAGGGTGGCCGTCTTCGAAGCGGAGGACCACTTCGGCGGCGGCGCGGCGACGGGTGAGATCACCCTTCCGGGGTACCGGCACGACCTCTGCTCGGCGGTGCACCCGCTCGCGTTCGAATCAGCGTTCTTCCGCGAGTTCGGACTCCGTCGGCGGGTCGAGTTCGTCGTGCCGGAGGTGTCGTACGCGCACCCGCTCGACGGTGGGGCGGCCCTGGCCTATCGCGACCTCGACCGCACCGCCGACGGCCTGGGCGTCGACGGCCGCGCATACGCACGACTGATGGCCCCCCTCGTCGACCGCGTGCGGGGGATCGCCGATTTCACGGGTGGCTCGCTGCTGCGCGTGCCCGGTGATCCGATCGCCGCGGCCTGGTTCGGGGCTCGCACCCTCGAACAGGGGACGGCGGCATGGAACCTGCGGTTCCGCGAGCAGGCCGCACCGGCGCTCGTGTCGGGGGTCGCGGCCCACACGATCCTGGGTCTGCCCACGCTCGCGGCGGCCGGTGGCGGACTCGCGCTCGCGACCTACGGCCACGCTCGGGGGTGGCCGATCCCGGTGGGCGGCAGTGGCGCCATCGTCGCGGCGATGGTCGACGACATCCGCGCCCACGGCGGCCAGCTCTTCGCGAGTCGCCGCATCAGCTCGCTCGACGAGCTGCCCTCCGCGCGTGCGCTTCTGCTGGATGTCACCCCGCGAGCCCTCATCGGGATGTCGGGTGAGCGGATGCCGGCGCGCTACCGCCACCGCCTCGAGCGCTTCCGCTATGGCGACGCCGTCGCGAAGGTCGATTTCGCGCTCTCGGCGCCCGTGCCGTGGCGCGATCCGGACATCGCGCGCAGTGGCACGGTGCACGTGGGCGGCACGCGGTCGGAGATCGCGGCCTCGGAGAACGCGGTGCGGGCGGGTCGCCTGCCCGATGCGCCATACGTGCTGGTCGCCCAGCCGTCGCTGTTCGACGAGAGCCGCGCGCCGGCCGGCCACCACACGTTGTGGGCGTACACGCACGTCCCCGCGGGCAGCGACGTCGACCGCACGGAGGCGATCGTGCGTCAGATCGAACGCTTCGCGCCGGGCTTCCGCGACACGATCCTCGGCACACGCTCCGAGACCGCGCGGCAGGTGGCGACCCGTAACCTGAACTACCCTGACGGCGACATCTCCGCCGGTGTGCCGTCGCTCGACCAGTTGATCGCGCGGCCCGTGCTCGCCCGCGACCCGTGGCGGACGCCGATGACGGGGGTGTACCTCTGCTCGTCGTCGACGAGTCCGGGGCCGGGTGTGCACGGCCTGGCGGGGTGGTGGGCGGCGCTGAGCGCGTTGCGGCACGAGTTCGGTGTGCGCACCCGGCCCGACCTGTCGCCGCGTCTCTAGGGTCGCGATGTGTCCGAGTCAAGCGGAAGTGCGTCGATCCGCCGCGCTCTTACAGTGGACGGATCATCGTCGTCTGCGGGAGGTTCCATGGTGAGCGGTTCGTCCGAGCCCGAATCCGTCGCGCGTGCGGTCGAGCGTCTGCGGTTGGCCGAAGCCAGTCTGGCTCGGCGTCGGCAGAGCGACTGCGGTCCGAGTGAGACCGCGCGCGCCGCGATGCGCGTCGTCTACGACAGTGCGGATGCCGGCAAGCGCGTCACTCCGACCGATATCGCGGCGACGCTCGGCATCTCGACGCCGACGGCCACCACGATGCTGAAGCGACTCCACGACGGGGGACTCGTCGCGTTTCAGCGGAACCCCGACGACGGCCGGAGCAAGTACGTCGTCCCGACCGACCGCAACGCCGACGTCGAGGGCGTCGATCCGCTCACGGTCCGTGTCCGCGACATCGCGCGCGGGCTCGACGAGGAGACCGCCGCCAAGCTGGCGACCCTTCTCGACGCGATCGCGGAGGCCGTCGACGAGGAGTGCCGCTGAGGCACGCGGGTCGTCAGGCGTCGGCGGTCGCCGGCTCCGGGATCACACGGAGGCCGTTCGCCCCGCCCGCCTCGAGCATGAGCGCCTCGACCCAGTGCCGGTTGATCGTCGGCGGTCGGCTGCCGCTGAAGAGGAACACCATCGGCACCGCCGGATGCACCCAGACGCTGAACAGCCCACTGTCGGTCGAGCGATGGAACATGAAGGGCTCGTTGCGTCGCAACTTGTTCATGAAGACCACCCGCAGGTGCGCGAGCAGACGGTCCTCGACGTCGAACGTCCGCCCCTGGCTTCCGTAAACGAGTGTTCCCACGGACGCGAGGCTAATCGCGGGTTCCGGCCTAACTAATTCCGGTTAGTTAGGCGAACTAGTTAGGCCGTGTTGCTCGTGCGTAAACCCCGCGTGAACTTCTGTCAAGCGGCTAGGTGCGGCGGGCCCGGGGCGCGACACTCGGTGAAGAGCGACAGGAGTGGTCATGGTTCTGGATATGTCACCGATCGCCCGCAAGCCCAGCGCGGTGCGCCTGGCCACATCGGGAGCGCTTCGTCAGCTACCCACTCGGCGCCCCGAGCCCGCGAGCGCGCAGGCGGATGTCCGCTGGGAGCTCGTCGACGTCGACCGCTACGAGGTGCGCGAGGGCGAGGTCGTCCTCGGATTCATCGACGTGGTCGGCGCCGTCTTCGTCGCGCTCGGCGGCCCGTGGTACTCGGCCGCGGTCGAATTGCGGCAGACGCTGCGTTTCGACGAAGCGGTGCAGACGCTGCGTTCGACCCGGCGCCACTGACGGCGCTCGGAGCCGAGGCCGCGGCCTTCTAGGCTGAAGGCATGATCCGGATCGCGACCGTCGGCACGAGCGTCATCACCGACGCGTTCATCGGCGCGGCATCCCGCACCCCCGGCATCGAGGTCGCCGCGGTCTCCTCGCGGGACGGTGCGAAGGCGCGCTCGTACGCGGATCGTCTGGGCGTGGCCGGGGCGTTCGCGGGTCTGGACGCGGTCCTGGCCGACCCCGGTATCGACGCGGTCTACATCGGGTCGCCCAACTCGGCGCACGCACCGCAGGTCGCAGCCGCCATCGCAGCCGGAAAGCACGTGCTCGTCGAGAAGCCCGCGGTCGCCTCCGCCGCCGAGTGGGACGACCTCGTCGACCGCGCCCGGCGTGCCGGGGTGGTGCTGATCGAGGCGATGCGCACGGCATACGATCCGGGCATCGGGGCCGTTCGCGAGCAGCTGGGGTCGCTCGGAGTCCTCCGTCGCGCTTCGTTCCATTACGCCAAGCGGTCCTCGCGCTACGACGCCGTGCTGGCGGGAGAGACGCCGAACATCTTCGACCCCGCGATGGGCGGAGGTGCGCTCGCCGACCTCGGCGTCTACGGCGTGCATGCGGCCATCCTGCTCTTCGGCGAGCCCGCAGAGGTCTCCGCGTCGGCGGTGACGATCGCCACCGGCGCGGACGGCGCCGGTCTCGCGGTGCTGCGGTACCCGGGACTGATCGTCGACGTCGGATACTCGAAGATCACGACCGCGGTCCGGCCGAGCGAGATCCAGGGCGAGAGCGCGACGCTCCTGATCGATCATCTGGCCAGCCCGCGCCGCGTGACGCGCGTCGGGGCCGGCGGCCCCGAGTCGGAGTGGACGTCCGAGGCGCCCGTCGACACTCTCGACGGTGAGGTCGCTCGTTTCGTGGAGCTCGTCGGCGGTGGCGCCGCCCCCGACGACGACCAGGTTCGGACATCGGCTACGTTGCGCACCCTCGAGCGCATTCGTCAGGAGGCCGCCGCCTGACGCATCCGTCGAGCGTGGTGTCAAGGCCCTGGGGTTCCGTGGCTGCTCGACGCAGGCTCGAATCATGCAATACTCGGGACTGCGCTGGGATGAGATCGCTGAGGATGCCTGGCGGGTATGCGATCCCGCTCGCCCGGCCTCGGATGCCGACGCCGTCGTCGCCTACGTCGAACGGCGCCGCGACGGTGTCTACGAGGTCGTGTGGCTCTGCGGGACCGCGGGGACGGAGACGTTCGTCGCGATCGGTGAGGCGGCGTTCGCCATCGCCGCCCGCCATGCCGCGTCGCGCCGGGCGGGATCGCCACTGGCGACCAAGCCGTTGCCCATCGCGCACCGGCCTCCGCTTTCGCCGGCGTGAGGCGCGACCGCGGTCAGTCTCGCATCCGATCGATGAGCAGTCCCACGGCCGCGTTCACGCTGTCGTCGATGACCTGCTCGGGTTCGCCGTCGAGCTCGAGCAGCACGTGCCCGGTGTCGTCGCCGGCGCTCCACCCGAGGTAGACCGTCCCCGGCTCATGTCCGTCGTGGGGCTCCGGTCCGCCGACGCCGGTCGCCGACACTGCGAGGTCGGCTCCCGTGAGCTCGCGGACGGCCCGCGCCAGCTGTTCGGCGCACTCGGGGGAGCAGGGATCGATGCCCTCGGCCAGATCCAGGACCCGGTGCTTCGTCTCGAGTCGGTAGGCGACGACCCCGCCGGCGAACCAGTCGCCGGCGCCCTCGGCGGCGCCGATCGTCGCGGCGAGGTTGCCCGAGGTCAGTGATTCCGCCACGGCGATCACGGTGCCGGTCTCCTGCGCGCGGCGGGCGAGTTCGTCGATGTGTGTCATGTCTCCTCCTGGGGCGACCTAAGCACCGCGCGGCGCCGGGGGCGCGGGGATTGTCCGGAATCCGGTGCGGTGATACGTGCGCCGCACCTGCATGCAGAATCAGGACTTTAGTCCTAGTTCGGCGGGGAGCAAACGCGACATAGTTATGTGGTCAGACCACATACGATAAAGGAGACAGAAATGACCACGCACGCGGTCCACGCAGCCATTCCCCGCACGGAGGCTCGGACCCGCACCCAGGCGATCGCCCGCCAGGACGAGATCGTGACCTCGCTCACCGGACGCCGCACCCTCGCTGCGCTGCGCTATGCGACCGGCTTCATCTTCCTCTGGGCGTTCCTCGACAAGCTGCTCGGCCTCGGTTTCTCGACGCCGTTCGAGCGGGCGTGGATCAACGGCGGCACGCCGGCGCAGGGCTTCCTCAACAGCCCCGCCGTCACCGGCCCGCTCCAGCCGTGGTTCCAGGGCATGGCGAGCCCGCTCGCCGACGTCCTGTTCATGGGCGGCATGCTCGCCATCGGTGTCGCGGTGATGTCCGGGATCGGACTCCGCGTCGCTGCGGTCACCGGAAGCCTCGTCATGCTCCTGATGTATCTCGCCGAGTGGCCGTTCGCCTGGGGTGCCGCATCCACCAACCCCCTCGTCGACTACCACATCGTCTACGCGCTCGCGCTGATCGTGATCGCCGTGCTCCACGCCGGCGACACCTGGGGCCTCGGCGCCATGTGGAAGAAGCTGCCTCTCGTGCAGCGCTTCCGGTGGCTCGTCTGACATCGAGTCGCCCCAGCGAAGGCGCGGACCCCACCCGGGTCCGTGCCTTCGCTCATTCGCGCACGGGATGCGCGGCGCGCAGTGCAGCCTGCGTGCGGCTCGTGACACCGAGGGTGCGCATGATGGCGGTCAGGTGGTTCTTGACCGTCTTCTCGGTGACACCGAGCTCGGCCGCGATCGCCCGATTCGACAGTCCGCGCGCGACCAGCGCCAAGACCTCGCGCTGCCGGCGGGGAAGGGCCTCCCCGGGCGGCACCGGCGCCGCCGCCGTGTGCAGGGTCGCGCTCAGCGGGTGCCCCGAGCCGACGCGGCGCACCGCGTCGATGAGCTCACTCGCCGCGAGGTCTTCGAGGAGGAAGGCCGAGGCCCCCGCCGACGCGCTCGCGCTGCGGGCCTCATCGTCGTCGGCGGCGCTCAGGACGATGCACCTCACGCGCGGATCCATCGCCCGGAGTGCGCGACACGCGTCTGCCCCGGTGCCGTCCGCGAGTCGATAGCCGAGGACTGCGACATCCGGTCGTGTCACCTCGGCGCGTGCGGTGGCCTGTCGGGCGGTGGCCGCCTCGGCGACGACCTGCATGCCCGTGGCCGCATCGATCAGGTCGGCGACGCCGCGACGGACCAGGTCGTGGTCGGCCAGGACGAGCACGGCGAGCATGGGCTCCACCGTAGCGTCCGGCTCGTTACGGTGGAGGGATGGAGGAGCATCGCGCCGGTCCGCGCCGCAGCGAGCAGGCTCGTCTGGCGGTGCTCACGGCAGCGGCCGAGCTGATCGCCCGGAGCGGCTACGAGAACCTCACCATCGAGGCCATCGCCCGGCACGCGGCCGTGGGCAAGCAGACGATCTATCGGTGGTGGCCCTCACGCGCCGCCATCCTCAGTGAGGCGCTGCTGGAGGGGATGATCTTCCGGCATCAGCTCGCGGTGCGCGACACCGGCGACCTGCGGGGCGACCTCACGGAGTGGATGTCGCGGGTATGGACGGTGCTCGATGCCCCGCAGGGGCGCCTGCTGCTGCGATCGCTCGTCGCAGCGGCCACCGAGCACCCGCCGATCGGCGAACTCATGCGTGATCGCCTGAGCGCCGACGGGGGCATCCGGGCGCGCGTGGTCGCTCACGGTGATCCCGCGCTCGCGGCGGTCGAGATCGGCGACGCGGTGGCGGGGTGGATGATGATGCAGGCGCTCCTGGGCGCGGCTCCCACGCCCGACAGCATCCGAGCGATCGTCCACGTCCTCGTGCCGGGTTAGGGTTGACGAGACGTCGCGTCTCGTCAAGGCGTCCGCACCGCGAAGGAGTCGCCGATGGCCGAGCTGCTGTACCGCCTGAGCAAGGGAGCCGCGCGCCGCGCCTGGCTCGTCGTCGTCGCCTGGATCGCGGTGCTGGGGATCGCCGGCGGTGCCTTCGCACTCGGATTCGGCGGGCTGTCGTCGAGCTTCGACATCCCGGGCACCGCCTCGTCGAAGGTCACCGATCAGCTCGCCGACGAGCTGCCCGACTTCGCCGGAGCCGCGGGAACCGTGGTGTTCCACGCCGAGGACGGTGCGCTCACCGACGATCAGCGCGCGGCGATCTCCGACCTCGTCGCCTCGGCCACCGACCTGCCCGACGTCGCGACCGTCAACGATCCGTTCCAGGCGGAGGCGCAGCGGGCGACGCAGGCTCAGCAGCTGGCCGACGGCCGGGCGCAGCTGTCGGCCGCGCGTGACCAGCTCGACGCCGGACAAGCGCAGCTCGACCAGGGGACGGCCCAGCTCGAGGCGGGGCAGGCCCAGCTCGACGCCGCACGGGCTCAGCTCGAGGCTGCCGGCGCCCCCACTCAGCAGCTCGCCGCGCTCGATGCCCAGCAGGCACAGCTCGACGCCGGCCGCGCCGAGCTGGAACGGCAACAGGCGACCCTCGACTCGGGCCGTGCCGAGCTCGAGGCGCAGGCCGAGACCGCCGACCTCGGCGGTCGTCTGCTCGACCTGGCCGACGGGATCGCGCTGGTCTCGCCCGACGGCTCGACCGCGACGGTCAACGTCGCCTTCACCCTGCCGCGCCTCGAACTGCCGCAGGACGCGAAGGACGCCGTCGTCGAGCACTTCACCGCCGAGCCGATCGACGGTGTCGAGGTGGGCTTCTCGACCGAGATCTCGCAGGGCGTGCCGAAGATCCTCGGTGTCGGCGAGGCCGTCGGCGTCGGCGTCGCCGCCGTCGTCCTGCTCGTCATGCTCGGAAGCCTGATCGCGGCCGCGCTTCCCCTGGTCACCGCCATCGTCGGCGTGGGGGTCGGCGTGCTCGGGGTGCTCTCGCTGTCGGGAGTCGTGCAGATGGCGTCGGTGACCCCCGTGCTCGGCGTGATGCTCGGGCTCGCGGTCGGCATCGACTACGCGCTGTTCGTGCTCAATCGGCACCGCAAGCAGCTGCTGCGCGGCATCGACCTGCACGAGTCGATCGGCCTCGCCGGCGGCACCGCCGGCAACGCCGTGGTCTTCGCCGGCTCGACGGTCGTCGTCGCCCTCCTCGCCCTCAACATCACCGGCATCCCGTTCCTCGGTCTCATGGGAACGGCCGGGGCCGTGTGCGTCGCCATCGCCGTCCTGATCGCGATCACGCTGCTTCCGGCGCTCCTCGGGCTGCTCGGGATGCGCGTGCTCGGCCGCCGGGCGCGCACCCGTGTCGGAGCGCCCGACGTCGTGTCGACGCCGACGCGCGCCATGCCGACCTGGCGCGCCGTCACGACCGCCGTCGTCTCGGTCGGGCTCCTGCTCGTCCTGGCGGTGCCGGCGCTGTCGATGCGGGTCGGCCTTCCCGATGGGGCATCCGAGCCGGAGGGGTCGTACGGACAGCGTGCGTTCCAGCTCACCGAAGACGCTTTCGGTCCCGGCGCGAACTCGCCGCTGCTGGTGACCGCGAGCCTCCCGGAGGGCCTCGACGACGCCGGGCGTCTGCAGGCGCAGGTCGCGGTGGCCGAGGCGATCGCCGGCCGGGAGCACGTGAGCGCCGTCGCCCCGATCGCCGTCTCCGACAGCGGTGCCATCGCCGCGTTCCAGGTGATCCCCACCGAAGGCCCGAGCAGCGTCGCGACCGAAGACCTGGTGCGCGACCTGCGCTCACTGCCGCCCGTCGACGGCGAGTACGCGCTCGGTGTCGCCGGTCAGGCCGCCATCAACATCGACATCTCCGAAGGTCTCGTCGGCATCCTGCCGATCTACCTCGCGGTCGTGGTGGGGCTCTCGCTGGTGATCATGATCGTCGTGTTCCGGTCGCTCGTCGTGCCGCTCATCGCCACCGGCGGCTTCATCCTGTCGCTGTTCGCGACCTACGGCGCCGTCGTCGCGGTGTTC
It contains:
- a CDS encoding CinA family protein, whose amino-acid sequence is MTHIDELARRAQETGTVIAVAESLTSGNLAATIGAAEGAGDWFAGGVVAYRLETKHRVLDLAEGIDPCSPECAEQLARAVRELTGADLAVSATGVGGPEPHDGHEPGTVYLGWSAGDDTGHVLLELDGEPEQVIDDSVNAAVGLLIDRMRD
- a CDS encoding ATP-dependent DNA ligase — encoded protein: MGTLVYGSQGRTFDVEDRLLAHLRVVFMNKLRRNEPFMFHRSTDSGLFSVWVHPAVPMVFLFSGSRPPTINRHWVEALMLEAGGANGLRVIPEPATADA
- a CDS encoding DoxX family protein, giving the protein MTTHAVHAAIPRTEARTRTQAIARQDEIVTSLTGRRTLAALRYATGFIFLWAFLDKLLGLGFSTPFERAWINGGTPAQGFLNSPAVTGPLQPWFQGMASPLADVLFMGGMLAIGVAVMSGIGLRVAAVTGSLVMLLMYLAEWPFAWGAASTNPLVDYHIVYALALIVIAVLHAGDTWGLGAMWKKLPLVQRFRWLV
- a CDS encoding response regulator transcription factor; translated protein: MLAVLVLADHDLVRRGVADLIDAATGMQVVAEAATARQATARAEVTRPDVAVLGYRLADGTGADACRALRAMDPRVRCIVLSAADDDEARSASASAGASAFLLEDLAASELIDAVRRVGSGHPLSATLHTAAAPVPPGEALPRRQREVLALVARGLSNRAIAAELGVTEKTVKNHLTAIMRTLGVTSRTQAALRAAHPVRE
- a CDS encoding MMPL family transporter translates to MAELLYRLSKGAARRAWLVVVAWIAVLGIAGGAFALGFGGLSSSFDIPGTASSKVTDQLADELPDFAGAAGTVVFHAEDGALTDDQRAAISDLVASATDLPDVATVNDPFQAEAQRATQAQQLADGRAQLSAARDQLDAGQAQLDQGTAQLEAGQAQLDAARAQLEAAGAPTQQLAALDAQQAQLDAGRAELERQQATLDSGRAELEAQAETADLGGRLLDLADGIALVSPDGSTATVNVAFTLPRLELPQDAKDAVVEHFTAEPIDGVEVGFSTEISQGVPKILGVGEAVGVGVAAVVLLVMLGSLIAAALPLVTAIVGVGVGVLGVLSLSGVVQMASVTPVLGVMLGLAVGIDYALFVLNRHRKQLLRGIDLHESIGLAGGTAGNAVVFAGSTVVVALLALNITGIPFLGLMGTAGAVCVAIAVLIAITLLPALLGLLGMRVLGRRARTRVGAPDVVSTPTRAMPTWRAVTTAVVSVGLLLVLAVPALSMRVGLPDGASEPEGSYGQRAFQLTEDAFGPGANSPLLVTASLPEGLDDAGRLQAQVAVAEAIAGREHVSAVAPIAVSDSGAIAAFQVIPTEGPSSVATEDLVRDLRSLPPVDGEYALGVAGQAAINIDISEGLVGILPIYLAVVVGLSLVIMIVVFRSLVVPLIATGGFILSLFATYGAVVAVFQWGWGAELIGLHTTGPILNFLPVILVGILFGLAMDYQLFLASGMREAFVHGSEARLAVMQGFRAGRSVVVAAALIMVSVFGGFIFAEATIIRSMGFGLAFGILVDALVVRMLLMPALMHLIGRGAWWLPRWLDRILPDVDVEGAKLERTHPHV
- a CDS encoding multidrug transporter; translation: MSDSSEPLTDENDRREELLRAGGSTEADAAPRIETSEHDGVTRIDIAETAAVRPGPGPGTPEADGDGSEEAR
- a CDS encoding SRPBCC family protein, which encodes MSRNVRLMHCAPEDVFAVLNDGWLFPAWVVGASRMRDVGEAWPQKGSKLHHSFGVWPFVIDDSTSVLEFDPPRRMVLQARGWPVGEAHITIDVKPRGDDCVVRLQEVAAEGPGSLIPQPLLDLPLHVRNAETLRRLAHLAEGGAGR
- a CDS encoding zinc-dependent alcohol dehydrogenase, coding for MKALTWQGRRNVSVENVPDPEILEPTDAIVRITSTAICGSDLHLYEIFGPFIDRGDVLGHEPMGVVVEVGSAVTNLAVGDRVVVPFNISCGHCFMCRRGLQSQCETTQVTEYGSGASLFGYTKLYGQVAGGQAEYLRVPLADYNHIRVGSDLPDDRYLFLSDILPTAWQGVEYADVPDGGTLAVMGLGPVGQFVARVGAHRGYRVLAVDPVAERRAMAERHGAEVFDLTDSVVDELRDLTDGRGADAVVDAVGMEAHGNPAVSTVHKALGLLPDALAQKVMETGGLDRLAALHSSIDLVRRGGTVSISGVYAGEADMMPMKTMFDKQLSLRMGQCNVKRWIDDLLPLVEDPADPLGVMDLTTHRAPLADAPDLYETFQKKEDGCIKVVLQP
- a CDS encoding MarR family winged helix-turn-helix transcriptional regulator, producing MSGSSEPESVARAVERLRLAEASLARRRQSDCGPSETARAAMRVVYDSADAGKRVTPTDIAATLGISTPTATTMLKRLHDGGLVAFQRNPDDGRSKYVVPTDRNADVEGVDPLTVRVRDIARGLDEETAAKLATLLDAIAEAVDEECR
- a CDS encoding TetR/AcrR family transcriptional regulator, which encodes MEEHRAGPRRSEQARLAVLTAAAELIARSGYENLTIEAIARHAAVGKQTIYRWWPSRAAILSEALLEGMIFRHQLAVRDTGDLRGDLTEWMSRVWTVLDAPQGRLLLRSLVAAATEHPPIGELMRDRLSADGGIRARVVAHGDPALAAVEIGDAVAGWMMMQALLGAAPTPDSIRAIVHVLVPG
- a CDS encoding Gfo/Idh/MocA family protein, with the translated sequence MIRIATVGTSVITDAFIGAASRTPGIEVAAVSSRDGAKARSYADRLGVAGAFAGLDAVLADPGIDAVYIGSPNSAHAPQVAAAIAAGKHVLVEKPAVASAAEWDDLVDRARRAGVVLIEAMRTAYDPGIGAVREQLGSLGVLRRASFHYAKRSSRYDAVLAGETPNIFDPAMGGGALADLGVYGVHAAILLFGEPAEVSASAVTIATGADGAGLAVLRYPGLIVDVGYSKITTAVRPSEIQGESATLLIDHLASPRRVTRVGAGGPESEWTSEAPVDTLDGEVARFVELVGGGAAPDDDQVRTSATLRTLERIRQEAAA
- a CDS encoding phytoene desaturase family protein — translated: MTTEYDAVIVGSGPNGLAAAVTLARSGLRVAVFEAEDHFGGGAATGEITLPGYRHDLCSAVHPLAFESAFFREFGLRRRVEFVVPEVSYAHPLDGGAALAYRDLDRTADGLGVDGRAYARLMAPLVDRVRGIADFTGGSLLRVPGDPIAAAWFGARTLEQGTAAWNLRFREQAAPALVSGVAAHTILGLPTLAAAGGGLALATYGHARGWPIPVGGSGAIVAAMVDDIRAHGGQLFASRRISSLDELPSARALLLDVTPRALIGMSGERMPARYRHRLERFRYGDAVAKVDFALSAPVPWRDPDIARSGTVHVGGTRSEIAASENAVRAGRLPDAPYVLVAQPSLFDESRAPAGHHTLWAYTHVPAGSDVDRTEAIVRQIERFAPGFRDTILGTRSETARQVATRNLNYPDGDISAGVPSLDQLIARPVLARDPWRTPMTGVYLCSSSTSPGPGVHGLAGWWAALSALRHEFGVRTRPDLSPRL